A part of Actinobaculum sp. 313 genomic DNA contains:
- a CDS encoding TetR family transcriptional regulator, giving the protein MPRSSAADSGKRAATPRDRVSAGTVGKGAARRGERATSAQPGERATSAQAGKRATGAQPGDTQFTGTPLESGAPRLGLRARKKAATMRHVQSVALEMFKKHGFDAVSIEQVADAALVSPSTLYRYFGTKEGLVLHDEYDDRIRDSLSSCLADGLSLAESVNRALEEVWGGHFVQDMDVTVLRTRLCLEVPSIQGAMARIVNEEVDAIARAAAESGRWDFPTARVLASGVIWAIIAVLRNWYDGGFTTNLREDIDRFVTMLSAMEATSDLGGGSLGAVDLGASS; this is encoded by the coding sequence ATGCCGAGATCATCTGCAGCCGACAGTGGCAAACGTGCCGCCACCCCGCGTGACCGCGTTTCCGCTGGCACGGTCGGCAAAGGCGCGGCGAGGCGCGGCGAGAGGGCAACTAGCGCCCAGCCCGGCGAGAGGGCAACCAGCGCTCAGGCTGGCAAGAGGGCAACCGGCGCCCAGCCCGGCGATACGCAGTTCACCGGCACTCCACTTGAGAGTGGTGCGCCGCGTCTCGGCCTGCGAGCGCGCAAGAAAGCTGCGACGATGCGGCATGTGCAGAGTGTTGCCCTAGAGATGTTCAAGAAACATGGCTTCGATGCGGTCAGCATTGAGCAAGTGGCCGACGCGGCGCTGGTCTCCCCCAGCACGCTCTACCGGTATTTCGGCACGAAGGAAGGGCTTGTACTGCACGACGAGTACGACGACCGCATCCGCGACTCGTTGAGTTCTTGCCTCGCAGATGGCCTCAGCCTGGCCGAGAGCGTGAACCGCGCACTGGAGGAAGTCTGGGGCGGTCACTTCGTCCAGGACATGGACGTGACTGTTCTCCGCACGCGGCTGTGCTTGGAGGTTCCGTCTATCCAAGGCGCGATGGCGCGCATCGTAAATGAAGAGGTCGACGCCATCGCCCGGGCGGCGGCGGAGTCTGGCCGCTGGGACTTTCCGACCGCCCGGGTACTTGCCTCGGGAGTGATCTGGGCAATTATTGCCGTATTGCGCAACTGGTACGACGGCGGCTTCACCACCAACCTACGTGAGGACATTGACCGATTCGTCACCATGTTGTCTGCAATGGAGGCAACGAGCGATCTTGGCGGTGGCAGCCTTGGAGCCGTGGATCTCGGGGCCTCTTCTTAG
- a CDS encoding ABC transporter ATP-binding protein codes for MRQSLSDLMLEGRDLHKSFGSITALAGLDLAVARGEVHGFLGPNGAGKSTTIRAALGQLRLDGGHMTVFGLDAWDRAVDIHARLAYVPGDTMLWPGLTGGQCIDVLGGFHGGMNRHRRDELIERFELDPSRRFRTYSKGNRQKVALVAALACDVDLLVLDEPTSGLDPLMEAVFQQVVAERNAEGTSVLLSSHILAEVESLCDTVTVVRAGRQVFTGSLADLRATAATTVDVVSDAPLPGVGRLAGVSNVQVREVPRGVRSTLLAEADALPAVLALLGSVSVSQVAVRPPSLEQLFLERYADDGDDREAGSASGVQLERGGINGVNCQADGSDGVNREECGPDSAEREPESVSGAGAELSGVHGGKPESGGIEGWTR; via the coding sequence ATGAGACAGTCACTATCAGATTTAATGTTGGAAGGGCGTGACTTACATAAGTCCTTCGGCAGTATCACCGCCCTTGCCGGTCTGGACCTCGCCGTTGCTCGCGGAGAAGTGCACGGATTCCTCGGTCCCAACGGTGCGGGTAAATCCACAACAATCCGCGCTGCACTCGGGCAGCTGCGGCTGGACGGCGGCCATATGACGGTGTTCGGTCTGGATGCCTGGGATCGTGCCGTGGATATCCACGCCCGGCTCGCCTACGTTCCCGGCGATACCATGCTCTGGCCCGGCTTGACCGGCGGACAGTGTATTGACGTTCTAGGCGGATTCCATGGCGGGATGAATCGGCACCGCCGCGACGAACTCATCGAACGTTTCGAGCTCGACCCGAGCCGCCGCTTCCGAACCTACTCCAAGGGAAACCGCCAGAAAGTAGCTCTAGTAGCCGCGCTGGCCTGCGACGTCGACCTGTTGGTGCTGGACGAGCCCACATCGGGACTCGACCCGCTGATGGAAGCCGTCTTCCAGCAGGTCGTTGCTGAACGCAACGCGGAAGGCACGAGCGTGCTGCTCTCCAGCCACATCCTTGCCGAAGTTGAATCGCTGTGCGACACCGTGACCGTGGTGCGGGCAGGGAGGCAGGTGTTCACGGGTTCGCTGGCCGACCTGCGAGCCACGGCAGCGACCACCGTCGACGTCGTGAGCGACGCCCCGCTGCCGGGTGTGGGACGACTAGCAGGTGTCAGCAATGTACAGGTGCGAGAAGTGCCACGCGGTGTACGAAGCACACTGTTGGCCGAGGCGGACGCTTTGCCCGCAGTGCTGGCGTTACTCGGGTCCGTGTCGGTTTCGCAGGTGGCCGTACGCCCGCCGAGTCTAGAACAGCTCTTCCTGGAACGGTACGCCGACGACGGCGACGATCGGGAAGCAGGAAGTGCAAGCGGCGTTCAATTGGAGCGGGGCGGAATCAACGGCGTCAACTGCCAGGCGGACGGTTCGGACGGCGTAAACCGGGAAGAATGCGGACCTGACAGCGCTGAGCGCGAGCCGGAGAGTGTAAGCGGTGCCGGGGCCGAGTTGAGCGGGGTGCACGGTGGCAAGCCCGAGTCGGGCGGAATCGAAGGCTGGACGCGATGA
- a CDS encoding ABC transporter yields the protein MNTALSTGRSEVTPAVDRAVSVGSARHPVARSAGDHSATGRGVARPFASLPRALMLGARTARPTLTLTVLICALLVAAVASGIKGLYPTLSERVAYAASAGESVSSAAFNGRGYGLTTLGGITAAEVGFLGQILFPLLGIVVAVRLTRREEESGRTELLTASRVGRLTPLVSAAGLMILTALATGAVMTAGMVAVGLPAAGSAWYAAAAGACILFFGAVGLLLAQLCQQARSAQQLGIVIFSIAYLVRFLVDGLELGVVWLSPLGWLPEVRSFDAPRAWPLVAYGASALLLLLASGMAAVRRDLGAGLIAPKPGPIRGSGHISAWKLALRSERTATVTWAFVACLWALLIGGFSTEMTKIINDNPSLLEAMGLERSTDLMTMMASIIIVAAAGAISVQGASHFGAEEAAGRIGLLASTRCPRARLWAGWWAATLLSSLLVVAASALILGIGTAASSGQSESIRTAVEVGSSYLASVLLIGALSAVLAAIGPRWPVVGWVAIAWTVVVGFLAEALQLPEWARDISPAHMVGVLPVDTPDPRVIVGQLAAATVLLGCSLFIFRRRSLKAG from the coding sequence ATGAACACCGCCCTCTCAACAGGACGCTCCGAGGTCACTCCCGCAGTAGATCGCGCCGTATCCGTCGGCTCGGCACGCCACCCAGTCGCCCGCTCAGCGGGCGATCACTCCGCCACCGGACGTGGCGTGGCGCGGCCCTTCGCGAGCTTGCCGCGTGCGCTCATGCTCGGCGCCCGCACGGCACGGCCGACTCTCACCCTGACCGTGCTTATCTGCGCCCTACTGGTTGCCGCGGTTGCCTCCGGCATCAAAGGGTTGTATCCGACGTTATCCGAGCGCGTGGCCTACGCGGCGAGCGCGGGGGAATCCGTGTCATCCGCCGCGTTCAACGGCCGGGGCTATGGCCTGACCACACTGGGTGGGATCACGGCGGCCGAGGTTGGTTTCCTCGGGCAGATTCTCTTCCCCCTGCTGGGAATTGTGGTTGCCGTGCGCCTTACTCGCCGCGAGGAGGAGAGCGGACGGACCGAATTGCTCACCGCGTCGCGGGTGGGGCGTTTGACACCGTTGGTATCGGCCGCCGGCCTGATGATCCTGACCGCTCTCGCAACAGGAGCGGTGATGACCGCCGGGATGGTCGCAGTCGGCCTGCCCGCTGCTGGTTCGGCGTGGTATGCGGCTGCGGCGGGCGCTTGCATCCTGTTCTTCGGTGCCGTCGGCCTGCTGCTGGCTCAACTGTGCCAACAGGCCCGCAGTGCGCAGCAACTCGGGATCGTCATCTTCAGCATTGCATACCTGGTCCGTTTTCTCGTGGATGGGCTGGAACTCGGCGTCGTGTGGCTGAGCCCGCTCGGGTGGCTTCCGGAAGTCCGTTCCTTCGATGCTCCACGCGCTTGGCCCCTGGTGGCGTACGGCGCCAGCGCGCTGCTTTTGCTGCTAGCCAGTGGCATGGCCGCCGTGCGGCGCGATTTGGGTGCGGGGCTCATCGCGCCCAAGCCCGGGCCGATTCGCGGCAGTGGGCATATTTCCGCATGGAAGCTGGCGTTGCGCAGCGAGCGGACCGCAACCGTTACCTGGGCCTTCGTCGCCTGCCTGTGGGCGCTTCTTATCGGAGGCTTCAGTACGGAGATGACGAAGATCATCAACGACAATCCATCGCTGCTCGAAGCGATGGGCCTGGAACGAAGCACCGACCTCATGACGATGATGGCCTCGATTATCATCGTCGCGGCCGCCGGGGCAATCAGCGTGCAAGGTGCTTCGCATTTCGGTGCGGAAGAAGCGGCAGGGCGAATAGGTTTGCTCGCGTCCACCCGCTGCCCGCGGGCCAGACTGTGGGCAGGGTGGTGGGCGGCGACGTTGCTTTCCTCCCTCCTCGTGGTTGCTGCCTCCGCCTTGATACTCGGCATTGGCACGGCCGCATCCTCCGGGCAGTCCGAGTCGATCCGCACGGCAGTGGAGGTCGGCAGTTCATACCTTGCCTCGGTGCTCCTCATCGGTGCGCTATCGGCGGTGCTCGCCGCGATCGGCCCGCGCTGGCCGGTGGTGGGGTGGGTGGCTATCGCGTGGACGGTGGTGGTCGGATTCCTCGCCGAGGCGTTGCAACTACCGGAGTGGGCGCGCGATATCTCGCCCGCGCATATGGTGGGCGTGCTTCCCGTGGACACTCCAGACCCGCGCGTGATCGTCGGGCAGTTGGCGGCTGCCACGGTGTTGCTGGGCTGTTCGCTGTTCATTTTCCGACGCCGCAGCTTGAAGGCGGGGTGA
- a CDS encoding sodium:solute symporter family protein — translation MDLRLNATLFDYSFVAVYLFFVIAIGVVTKRKVLTSEDYFLSGRSLPAWICALAFLSANIGATELIGMAANGSQYGLATVHYYWIGAVPAMVFLGLIMMPFYYGSRVRSVPEYLRLRFNRPTHLYQSIVFAVATILVAGINLFALALLINVLIGWPLWASIIAAAGVVLLYTTMGGLTATMYNEVLQFLIIVAFLAPLTVGGLARVGGVSGLIDTINSTQVLGENGLSVWGGTGLGNTTNPYGNWIALLLGMGFVNSFGYWTTNFTEVQRALSAKDMSAAQRTPIIAAIPKMLLPAIIIMPGLVAAVLIPELSDGTLSHNEALPALIGEILPTGLVGLALAALIAAFMAGMAANVSSFNTVVTYDIWQTYVRPGRKDTYYLRVGRKLTVAGVLVAVGAAFIAAGFNNIQDYIQLLQSIFNAPLFATFILGMFWKRMSPWAGLWGLVAGALGAAGVQAGYMAGILEFNSQQAASFTGSGMAFIFDITVSVIITLRGRPKADEELDGLVWGRTKMPIRGAQPAPDLHRVAVKAERERVAEGEKLKWWENPWPLGIAVLICLVILNVVVG, via the coding sequence ATGGATTTACGGCTCAACGCAACGCTTTTCGATTACTCATTCGTCGCCGTCTACCTCTTCTTCGTCATCGCCATCGGCGTGGTCACCAAGCGCAAGGTTCTCACCTCCGAGGATTACTTCCTCTCTGGACGTTCCCTTCCGGCGTGGATCTGTGCACTGGCCTTCCTCAGTGCCAATATCGGGGCCACCGAGCTGATTGGCATGGCGGCCAACGGCTCTCAATACGGTTTGGCAACAGTGCACTACTACTGGATTGGCGCGGTGCCGGCCATGGTGTTCTTGGGCCTGATCATGATGCCGTTCTATTACGGATCACGCGTGCGGTCGGTGCCCGAATATTTGCGTTTGCGTTTCAACCGCCCCACGCATCTGTACCAGTCCATCGTCTTCGCCGTCGCCACCATCCTCGTGGCAGGTATCAACCTCTTTGCGCTTGCGCTTCTGATCAACGTTCTGATCGGATGGCCGCTCTGGGCGTCAATCATCGCTGCGGCCGGGGTTGTACTGTTGTACACCACTATGGGCGGACTTACTGCCACCATGTACAACGAGGTGTTGCAGTTCCTCATTATTGTGGCCTTCCTCGCGCCGCTGACCGTGGGTGGGCTGGCACGGGTCGGCGGGGTTTCTGGCCTGATCGACACCATCAACAGTACGCAGGTGCTGGGGGAGAATGGCCTCTCGGTGTGGGGTGGCACCGGTCTCGGTAACACGACCAACCCGTATGGCAACTGGATCGCGCTGCTGCTGGGTATGGGATTCGTCAACTCCTTCGGCTACTGGACCACTAACTTCACCGAGGTACAACGCGCGCTTTCGGCCAAGGACATGTCTGCGGCCCAGCGCACTCCTATTATTGCCGCGATCCCGAAGATGCTTCTTCCGGCGATTATCATCATGCCCGGGCTGGTGGCGGCGGTGCTGATCCCGGAGTTGAGTGATGGCACCCTTTCACATAATGAAGCGCTTCCCGCACTTATCGGCGAGATACTGCCCACCGGTCTGGTGGGGTTGGCGCTGGCCGCGCTGATCGCTGCCTTCATGGCCGGCATGGCCGCCAACGTCTCCTCCTTCAACACGGTTGTCACCTATGACATCTGGCAGACCTATGTGCGCCCTGGCCGCAAGGATACGTATTATCTGCGGGTCGGCCGCAAGCTCACTGTTGCCGGGGTGCTAGTTGCGGTGGGGGCGGCCTTCATTGCCGCCGGTTTCAACAATATTCAGGACTACATCCAACTCCTGCAATCGATTTTCAACGCGCCGCTTTTCGCCACGTTCATTCTTGGCATGTTCTGGAAACGGATGTCGCCCTGGGCGGGGCTGTGGGGGCTGGTAGCCGGCGCATTGGGAGCAGCGGGCGTGCAAGCCGGGTACATGGCGGGCATTCTCGAGTTCAATTCGCAGCAGGCCGCCTCCTTTACGGGCAGCGGCATGGCTTTCATTTTCGATATCACCGTCTCGGTGATTATCACGCTGCGCGGGCGGCCGAAGGCGGACGAAGAACTGGACGGTCTAGTGTGGGGACGCACAAAAATGCCGATCCGCGGTGCGCAGCCGGCGCCTGACCTACACAGGGTGGCGGTTAAGGCCGAGCGGGAGCGGGTAGCCGAAGGTGAGAAACTCAAGTGGTGGGAGAACCCGTGGCCGCTGGGCATCGCGGTTCTGATCTGCCTGGTTATTCTGAATGTGGTGGTGGGCTGA
- a CDS encoding MFS transporter encodes MLSSLRREVHARDLTPGHRIFLLVLVSMGSSIIYTPAYLKTVFYDPLMQALNATNADLGKLLSAYAITATICYLPSGIVADKVRVRTLGWVGFSTTAALTFVYALLPSFNTLMLVFVGMGITTILIWWGIRYKLVRLISEEDEYSRNIGISYGIYGAAGLVVNLINLWIIGRFVNHLAAGVRTLLIFLGCIILILGVLSFLFIPKFEGEINRDGGGFNLHELTAALRSPVVWLSACCLFFVYFYYTGVAYTTPYLQTVMGASLTIVSVVSIVRTYGITLLSGPAFGFMAKAVGSPSRVIVTGSVVAALILVVFTFLPTTVAMTVVAAILIILLGFIGNGVFGIVSSQLTEGKVPLTIFGTATGILSVVGFLPDTFSSTWFGAMIDKSGNDAYRSIFIILAVAALLAAAFALALLFYVRRNKAKLEADEVAAAEHAAGHASEHGTEHASEHDGKQASQNSAASSASSPVDAEAKRGRE; translated from the coding sequence ATGCTGAGTTCTCTGCGCCGTGAGGTGCATGCCAGGGATCTGACCCCTGGCCATCGCATCTTCCTCCTTGTCCTAGTCTCGATGGGCAGTTCTATCATTTACACGCCCGCCTACCTGAAGACGGTCTTCTACGATCCACTGATGCAGGCGCTGAATGCCACCAACGCTGATCTTGGAAAACTGCTGTCGGCTTACGCGATCACAGCCACAATCTGCTACCTCCCGTCCGGTATCGTCGCAGACAAGGTTCGGGTGCGCACACTCGGTTGGGTCGGATTCTCAACGACGGCGGCTCTGACCTTCGTATACGCGCTCCTTCCGTCCTTCAATACACTGATGCTCGTCTTCGTCGGCATGGGCATCACAACTATTCTGATCTGGTGGGGAATTCGCTACAAACTGGTGCGTCTGATCTCGGAAGAGGATGAATACTCCCGTAATATTGGCATCTCCTACGGTATCTACGGTGCTGCTGGGCTTGTCGTCAACCTCATTAATCTGTGGATTATCGGACGTTTCGTAAACCACCTGGCGGCGGGTGTACGCACACTGCTGATCTTCCTCGGATGCATCATCCTGATCCTCGGCGTTCTCTCCTTCCTCTTCATCCCGAAGTTCGAAGGCGAGATCAATCGTGATGGCGGTGGTTTCAACCTCCACGAGCTGACCGCTGCCCTACGCAGCCCTGTTGTGTGGCTTTCAGCTTGCTGCCTGTTCTTCGTTTACTTCTACTACACCGGAGTTGCCTACACGACCCCGTACCTGCAAACGGTGATGGGAGCCTCGCTCACCATTGTCTCTGTTGTATCAATTGTCCGTACCTACGGCATCACACTCCTGTCCGGCCCCGCGTTCGGATTCATGGCGAAGGCCGTCGGCTCGCCCTCGCGCGTCATCGTGACCGGATCGGTGGTGGCGGCGCTGATCCTCGTCGTCTTCACCTTCCTTCCGACCACTGTCGCAATGACGGTCGTGGCAGCCATTTTGATCATCTTGCTCGGTTTCATCGGCAATGGCGTGTTCGGCATTGTTTCCTCACAGCTGACCGAAGGGAAGGTACCCTTGACCATTTTCGGAACAGCAACCGGAATCCTCTCCGTGGTGGGCTTCCTCCCGGACACCTTCTCTTCCACATGGTTTGGCGCCATGATCGACAAGTCGGGCAACGACGCGTACCGGAGCATCTTCATCATTTTGGCCGTCGCGGCGCTTCTGGCTGCGGCATTCGCGCTGGCCCTGCTGTTCTACGTGCGCAGGAACAAAGCGAAGCTTGAGGCGGACGAAGTTGCTGCCGCAGAGCATGCCGCCGGGCATGCCTCGGAGCATGGCACCGAGCACGCGTCCGAGCACGACGGCAAACAGGCAAGCCAGAATTCCGCTGCTTCGTCCGCATCATCCCCGGTGGATGCTGAGGCCAAGCGCGGGCGCGAATAG
- the aes gene encoding acetyl esterase gives MPNKLNVPAMWSPEMGAVVAKQNELAAGAYSTDQTFHEMRMAYDTERAFWNEGGPQPASIRENRVKTPHGQVTVRMYRPTSTPALPVIVYVHGGGWVVGNLNTHSRICRILAEETGAAVLAVDYTLSPEARYPQAIEECVAVVQHLRTAADEWNIDASDISLAGDSGGANMAFATYLHLRDVEKDAADIRCLLLYYGSYGLRDSMSIRLFGGPWDGLTEEDFAWYKNLYLRGPEDVRAPYFDILGNDLDGIPPCYIVAAALDPLRDDSRTLAAVCEHYGVVHAFEEVSGVLHGFLHHSKILPAAREVLESGGRFFRTVRLRGGSSTRADAAESTTQGTPVTPGGPAVSGAPGASGASVTSAVPATSGVPASPAAPVTPGASATSSVSATSDGPSEQRDPAPPDAV, from the coding sequence ATGCCTAACAAGCTGAATGTCCCCGCGATGTGGAGCCCGGAGATGGGCGCCGTCGTCGCTAAACAAAACGAACTTGCGGCCGGGGCATACTCGACCGACCAGACTTTCCACGAGATGCGCATGGCATATGACACCGAACGTGCCTTCTGGAACGAAGGCGGCCCACAACCGGCATCGATTCGCGAAAACAGGGTTAAGACGCCGCACGGTCAGGTAACTGTTCGCATGTATCGGCCGACGTCGACCCCTGCACTGCCAGTGATCGTCTACGTCCATGGCGGAGGGTGGGTAGTTGGAAACCTAAACACCCACTCGCGGATCTGCCGGATCCTTGCCGAAGAGACTGGCGCCGCAGTTCTTGCCGTTGACTACACTCTTTCTCCAGAGGCGCGCTACCCGCAGGCGATCGAGGAATGCGTGGCAGTAGTCCAACATCTGCGCACCGCAGCTGACGAATGGAATATCGATGCCAGCGATATTTCTCTGGCTGGGGATTCCGGAGGCGCGAATATGGCTTTCGCAACCTACCTCCACCTGCGGGATGTAGAGAAGGACGCCGCGGATATTCGCTGTCTTCTGCTCTATTACGGTTCTTACGGGCTGCGAGATTCCATGTCAATCCGACTGTTCGGTGGGCCGTGGGATGGTCTGACGGAGGAGGACTTTGCCTGGTACAAGAATTTGTACCTCCGCGGGCCGGAGGATGTGCGGGCGCCTTATTTCGACATTCTCGGCAACGACCTGGACGGCATTCCGCCCTGTTATATCGTGGCTGCCGCACTGGACCCGCTGCGTGATGATTCGCGCACCCTGGCTGCAGTATGTGAGCACTACGGCGTGGTCCACGCCTTCGAGGAGGTATCGGGCGTGCTGCACGGCTTCCTCCACCATTCCAAGATACTGCCAGCCGCGCGCGAGGTTTTAGAGAGCGGCGGGAGGTTCTTCCGCACGGTTCGGCTGCGCGGCGGGTCGAGTACACGGGCCGACGCTGCCGAGTCGACGACGCAAGGCACGCCGGTTACACCGGGTGGTCCTGCTGTATCAGGTGCTCCGGGGGCCTCTGGTGCTTCGGTTACGTCGGCTGTTCCGGCGACGTCGGGTGTTCCGGCAAGTCCGGCTGCTCCGGTGACACCGGGTGCTTCGGCGACATCGAGTGTTTCGGCGACGTCAGACGGGCCGAGTGAGCAGCGCGACCCCGCCCCGCCGGATGCCGTCTAG
- the caiA gene encoding crotonobetainyl-CoA dehydrogenase: MDFSLNEDQQLMVDGFTEFMNSRPWETYFHECDENSEYPEEWVKAICDIGFDRILLPEEYDGFGFGWVTLAAAYEELGRLGGPTYVLYQLPCWDTVIREGTEEQKKKILAFVGSGKQMLNYAMTEPSAGSSWDDMRTTYTRRDGKVYLNGHKTFQTSSMKVPYMVVMARNADDMDVYSEWFVDMSKEGITKEPLHKLGLRMDSCAELYFDDVELEESDLFGTEGNGFKRGVADFDLERFLVALTNYGQAYCAFEDAAKYANQRIQGGQAIARHQLIQLKFADMKVKLTNMRNMLYEIAWKKDNGLLGRGDCSMAKYYCAHAAFEVVDDALQVLAGIGITGEHRVQRFFRDLRVDRVSGERTK, encoded by the coding sequence ATGGATTTTTCCCTCAATGAAGACCAGCAGCTCATGGTGGATGGCTTCACGGAGTTCATGAACTCTCGCCCGTGGGAGACCTACTTCCACGAGTGCGATGAGAACTCGGAATACCCGGAGGAATGGGTCAAGGCCATCTGTGACATCGGCTTTGACCGGATCCTGCTTCCCGAGGAATATGACGGCTTCGGTTTCGGTTGGGTGACCCTCGCTGCCGCGTACGAGGAGCTGGGCCGCCTGGGCGGTCCGACCTATGTGCTTTACCAGCTTCCCTGCTGGGACACGGTAATCCGGGAAGGAACAGAGGAACAGAAGAAGAAGATCCTCGCCTTCGTCGGCTCGGGCAAGCAGATGCTCAACTATGCCATGACGGAACCGAGTGCCGGATCGTCCTGGGATGACATGCGCACTACCTACACCCGACGCGACGGCAAGGTGTACCTGAACGGCCACAAGACCTTCCAAACCTCCTCCATGAAAGTTCCGTACATGGTAGTGATGGCACGCAACGCCGATGATATGGACGTCTACTCCGAATGGTTCGTCGATATGAGCAAAGAGGGCATCACAAAGGAGCCTCTACACAAGCTGGGGCTGCGCATGGATTCTTGTGCGGAACTCTATTTCGACGACGTCGAACTGGAGGAGAGCGACCTCTTCGGAACCGAAGGAAACGGCTTCAAGCGGGGAGTCGCCGACTTCGACCTGGAGCGATTCCTCGTTGCGCTAACAAATTACGGGCAGGCCTACTGTGCCTTTGAAGACGCGGCGAAGTACGCCAACCAGCGCATCCAAGGCGGACAGGCCATCGCACGCCATCAGCTGATCCAGCTGAAGTTCGCGGACATGAAGGTCAAGCTGACCAATATGCGCAACATGCTCTACGAAATCGCCTGGAAGAAGGATAACGGACTGCTTGGCCGAGGCGACTGCTCCATGGCCAAGTACTACTGCGCTCATGCAGCCTTCGAGGTGGTCGACGACGCACTGCAGGTCCTTGCCGGCATCGGCATCACCGGAGAGCACCGCGTGCAGCGGTTCTTCCGCGATCTTCGTGTGGACCGGGTGTCCGGGGAACGGACGAAATGA
- the caiB gene encoding L-carnitine CoA-transferase yields the protein MTIEMNKPSFGVLDDVRVVYSAVEIAAPTAAEIMAEWGADVTWIENTGTGDSMRDTTWVKEMERRNMRSLSMNPFSEEGKEILLRLVEQADIFIESSKGPVYARKGITDEMLWERNPQLVIVHVSGFGQWGDPERTNAAAYDSTVAAYAGITAQNGTPEQPMGIAPYSGDYFNSLMIISAALAALHKVGRTGQGESIDLAMYETLLRVGVYYMMDYLNAGVLYPRPGARHQNLCGIGQYRCKDGFIQLCVYGVPQNKYLLETIGLGELWGTEEYPEDTSALWLDGPKAQLIEQKLDEYLLTQSKYDVQKDFVAHRIAAQVVFEFDDILAEEHVKQRECFIEWENAEGRSVKGLNTFPKFTNNPGGFWRPMPPLGYDTADLLSRAGFSPEDVERFRASGNVRFGDGSEADGGREG from the coding sequence ATGACTATCGAAATGAACAAGCCGTCCTTCGGCGTGCTGGATGACGTGCGGGTCGTCTACTCCGCCGTAGAGATCGCCGCGCCCACAGCCGCAGAGATCATGGCTGAGTGGGGAGCCGACGTGACGTGGATCGAGAACACCGGCACCGGTGACTCCATGCGCGATACCACCTGGGTGAAGGAGATGGAGCGGCGCAACATGCGTTCCCTATCTATGAACCCGTTCTCGGAGGAAGGAAAGGAGATTTTGCTGCGCCTAGTCGAGCAGGCGGATATCTTCATTGAGTCGTCCAAGGGGCCGGTCTATGCGCGTAAAGGAATCACCGACGAGATGCTGTGGGAACGTAACCCGCAACTGGTGATTGTCCACGTATCCGGTTTCGGCCAGTGGGGCGACCCGGAACGTACCAATGCCGCAGCCTATGATTCCACGGTGGCGGCATACGCCGGAATCACCGCGCAGAATGGTACGCCGGAACAGCCGATGGGAATTGCTCCCTACTCCGGGGATTACTTCAACTCTCTCATGATCATCTCGGCGGCGCTCGCCGCGTTGCACAAGGTCGGCCGCACCGGGCAGGGAGAGAGTATTGATCTGGCCATGTACGAGACGTTGCTGCGAGTCGGCGTCTACTACATGATGGATTACCTCAACGCGGGAGTGCTCTATCCGCGTCCGGGCGCGCGTCACCAGAACCTGTGCGGCATCGGGCAGTATCGCTGCAAGGACGGTTTCATTCAACTGTGCGTGTACGGCGTGCCGCAGAACAAGTACCTGCTGGAGACCATCGGTCTAGGTGAGCTGTGGGGCACCGAGGAGTATCCAGAGGATACGTCCGCCCTCTGGCTTGACGGACCCAAGGCACAACTCATCGAGCAGAAGTTGGACGAGTACCTGCTCACTCAGAGCAAGTACGACGTGCAGAAGGACTTCGTTGCTCACCGTATCGCCGCACAGGTTGTATTCGAGTTCGATGATATCCTCGCCGAGGAGCACGTCAAACAGCGTGAATGCTTCATCGAATGGGAGAACGCGGAGGGACGGAGCGTCAAGGGGCTCAACACATTCCCGAAATTCACTAACAATCCGGGCGGGTTCTGGCGCCCCATGCCGCCGCTCGGTTATGACACGGCGGATCTTCTCTCGCGTGCAGGCTTTTCACCCGAGGATGTCGAGCGATTCCGCGCGTCCGGTAACGTCCGCTTCGGTGACGGGTCGGAAGCGGACGGCGGCCGAGAGGGATAA